From Vibrio aerogenes, a single genomic window includes:
- a CDS encoding alternative ribosome-rescue factor A → MGKKIKRTLPSDLSPGYETGRGEIKHNALHALVTSPLFKTRVVKAKKGKGSFQRKAKHKGKEPFAKAA, encoded by the coding sequence ATGGGAAAGAAAATAAAACGGACGCTTCCGTCTGACTTGTCCCCCGGATATGAAACGGGCCGGGGAGAAATCAAACATAATGCGTTACATGCTTTGGTCACAAGCCCGCTGTTTAAAACCAGAGTGGTGAAAGCGAAAAAAGGCAAGGGCAGCTTTCAGCGGAAGGCAAAACACAAGGGGAAAGAACCCTTTGCAAAGGCAGCGTAA